The following proteins come from a genomic window of Halomarina ordinaria:
- the pepF gene encoding oligoendopeptidase F, whose product MSSVPDRSEVPEEYTWDLSDIFASEEEWEAAFEEADERIDDLAAYEGRATEDATTLRDVLVTYEETMRVVSDVAAYARMRSDEDTRDQENQALFARAQSLVSRAQSASSYLEPELQSASRETIDAYVEAEPDLAEYDHYFDDVLRMKPHTRSAEVENLLAELGEVTGAAGEVYTMLTNADMEFPAVEHPDGEEVRITQSNVTKLLKHPDREFRQEVHASFYEEWETVRNAVGAAFKNSVKADVKLARARDYDTARAAALDGPNVPVEVYDTLVTAVRENIGTLHDHAELKREALDVEELEMWDLYAPIAEGESPEIPYEEAKEHIVAAVAPLGEDYQQRLAAGLDSRWVDVYENEGKRSGAYSGGTYDSQPYILMNYQDDMASMFTLAHELGHSLHSDLTSDEQPYVYSGYEIFVAEVASTVNEALLTHHLLETVEDEHFRQHLLDEYLERFRSTLLRQTMFAEFEHTAHELVEDDEPLTPDRLDDLYGDLKRAYYEPAHVDDHITREWMRIPHFYRAFYVYQYATGISAAVAIVDRILEEGEPAAEDYLRFLRSGSREYPLDLLREAGVDMSTRAPIETALGTYAEYVEEFARLT is encoded by the coding sequence ATGAGTTCCGTCCCCGACCGGAGCGAGGTCCCCGAGGAGTACACCTGGGACCTCAGCGACATCTTCGCCAGCGAGGAGGAGTGGGAGGCGGCCTTCGAGGAGGCCGACGAACGAATCGACGACCTCGCCGCCTACGAGGGGCGCGCGACCGAGGACGCAACGACCCTCCGCGACGTCCTCGTGACCTACGAGGAGACGATGCGCGTCGTCTCGGACGTGGCCGCCTACGCGCGGATGCGCTCGGACGAGGACACGCGCGACCAGGAGAACCAGGCGCTGTTCGCCCGGGCGCAGTCGCTCGTCTCGCGCGCCCAGAGCGCGTCGAGCTACCTCGAACCCGAACTGCAGTCGGCCTCGCGAGAGACCATCGACGCCTACGTCGAGGCCGAACCCGACCTCGCGGAGTACGACCACTACTTCGACGACGTGCTCCGGATGAAACCCCACACCCGCTCGGCGGAGGTCGAGAACCTGCTCGCGGAACTGGGCGAGGTGACGGGGGCGGCCGGCGAGGTGTACACGATGCTGACGAACGCCGACATGGAGTTCCCGGCCGTCGAGCACCCGGACGGCGAGGAGGTCCGCATCACCCAGAGCAACGTCACGAAGCTCCTCAAGCACCCGGACCGCGAGTTCCGCCAGGAGGTCCACGCGTCGTTCTACGAGGAGTGGGAGACGGTGCGCAACGCCGTCGGCGCGGCGTTCAAGAACAGCGTGAAGGCCGACGTCAAGCTCGCCCGTGCGCGCGACTACGACACCGCCCGCGCGGCGGCGCTCGACGGCCCGAACGTCCCCGTCGAGGTGTACGACACGCTCGTGACCGCCGTCCGCGAGAACATCGGGACGCTCCACGACCACGCCGAACTGAAGCGCGAGGCGCTGGACGTCGAGGAACTGGAGATGTGGGACCTCTACGCCCCCATCGCCGAGGGTGAGAGCCCCGAGATACCCTACGAGGAGGCGAAAGAGCACATCGTGGCGGCCGTCGCCCCGCTGGGCGAGGACTACCAGCAGCGCCTCGCGGCGGGGCTCGACTCGCGCTGGGTCGACGTCTACGAGAACGAGGGCAAGCGCTCGGGCGCCTACAGCGGCGGGACCTACGACTCCCAGCCGTACATCCTGATGAACTACCAGGACGACATGGCGTCGATGTTCACGCTGGCGCACGAACTCGGCCACTCGCTGCACTCCGACCTCACGAGCGACGAACAGCCCTACGTCTACAGCGGGTACGAGATTTTCGTCGCGGAGGTGGCGAGCACGGTCAACGAGGCGCTGCTCACCCACCACCTGCTCGAGACCGTCGAGGACGAGCACTTCCGCCAGCACCTCCTCGACGAGTACCTCGAGCGGTTCCGCTCGACGCTGCTGCGCCAGACGATGTTCGCGGAGTTCGAACACACGGCCCACGAACTGGTCGAGGACGACGAACCCCTCACGCCCGACCGCCTCGACGACCTCTACGGCGACCTGAAGCGCGCCTACTACGAGCCGGCGCACGTCGACGACCACATCACCCGGGAGTGGATGCGCATCCCGCACTTCTACCGGGCGTTCTACGTCTACCAGTACGCCACGGGCATCAGCGCCGCCGTCGCCATCGTCGACCGCATCCTCGAGGAGGGCGAACCGGCCGCCGAGGACTACCTGCGCTTCCTCCGGTCGGGGTCGCGCGAGTACCCCCTCGACCTCCTGCGGGAGGCGGGCGTCGACATGTCGACGCGCGCGCCCATCGAGACGGCGCTCGGCACCTACGCGGAGTACGTCGAGGAGTTCGCGCGCCTCACCTGA
- the truA gene encoding tRNA pseudouridine(38-40) synthase TruA codes for MRAFRIAYDGSDYAGFQRQPDVRTVEGDLFAALARLGVYDPADHRPTGYAAAGRTDAGVSALAQTVACEVPDWLTPRALNSELPAAVRAWASADVTGAFHARHDATSRGYTYHLHAPDADSERARRALSTLSGTHDLHNLTPDEGRTRRTVEAEVDVDGPYLVFDVRSPGFPRQLVRRLVGLVGRVARGERDPAFVERVLSAETLSDPAGVAPAPPEPLVLTRVEYPGVEFAVDPEAARRASEVFEVRRVERLTGARVAGTVAEGMR; via the coding sequence ATGCGCGCGTTCCGCATCGCGTACGACGGGAGCGACTACGCCGGCTTCCAGCGCCAGCCCGACGTCCGGACCGTCGAGGGGGACCTCTTCGCGGCCCTCGCTCGCCTCGGCGTCTACGACCCCGCGGACCACCGCCCGACGGGGTACGCGGCCGCGGGCCGGACGGACGCCGGCGTGTCGGCGCTCGCACAGACCGTCGCGTGCGAGGTCCCCGACTGGCTCACCCCGCGTGCGCTGAACAGCGAACTCCCCGCGGCCGTACGGGCGTGGGCGAGCGCGGACGTCACGGGGGCGTTCCACGCCCGTCACGACGCCACCTCCCGGGGCTACACCTACCACCTCCACGCGCCCGACGCCGACTCAGAGCGGGCGCGCCGCGCGCTCTCCACCCTCTCGGGGACCCACGACCTCCACAACCTCACGCCCGACGAGGGGCGGACGCGCCGGACCGTCGAGGCCGAGGTCGACGTCGACGGGCCGTACCTCGTCTTCGACGTCCGTTCGCCGGGGTTCCCCCGACAGCTCGTCCGGCGGCTGGTCGGCCTCGTCGGGCGCGTCGCGCGAGGGGAGCGCGACCCCGCGTTCGTCGAACGCGTCCTCTCAGCGGAGACGCTGTCGGACCCCGCGGGCGTCGCCCCCGCGCCGCCGGAACCGCTCGTCCTCACGCGCGTCGAGTATCCCGGCGTCGAGTTCGCCGTCGACCCGGAGGCGGCCCGGCGCGCCAGCGAGGTGTTCGAGGTCCGGCGCGTCGAGCGCCTGACGGGGGCACGGGTGGCGGGGACCGTCGCTGAGGGGATGCGATAG
- a CDS encoding sulfatase: MTGARPNVVVTVLDTVRARDTVPAAESPMPELGALAAEGAEFTNAFATAPWTLPSHASLFTGTYPSHHGARGGHTYLDESLPTLAEGFRDAGYETVGVSNNTWVTAEFGFDRGFETFRKGWQYVQSDVDLGAVVRAEHPLAKVRALRERLFDGNPVVNATNVLFGELADDQGAERTTSWVEAWLRNRDRTRPFLCFLNYIEPHIQYHPPREYAEAFLPEDASYEEAVALRQDPRAFDVGEYDLTDREFDLLHALYRGELAALDAHLGRLREALRAAGEWEDTLLVVLGDHGENIGDHGFLGHQYDLHDTLLHVPLVVCGPGFRERREDLVQPLDLVPTLLDAAGIEAPELRERAQGYSLHPDADAPARDAVFAEYLGPQPSPDSLAERFGSIPDRVRAFDRTLRAIRTDEEKYIRASDGTEWYYRVAEDPEERENLAREAPRRTRALDARLDRWLDSFDHADPDDATVSMSAGTRERLSDLGYL, translated from the coding sequence ATGACCGGCGCTCGTCCGAACGTCGTCGTCACGGTACTCGACACCGTCCGGGCGCGCGACACCGTCCCGGCCGCCGAGTCGCCGATGCCGGAACTGGGGGCGCTCGCCGCCGAGGGCGCCGAGTTCACGAACGCGTTCGCGACGGCACCCTGGACGCTCCCCTCGCACGCCTCGCTGTTCACGGGGACGTACCCGTCACACCACGGCGCGCGCGGCGGCCACACCTACCTCGACGAGTCGCTCCCGACGCTCGCGGAGGGCTTCCGCGACGCCGGCTACGAGACGGTCGGCGTCTCGAACAACACGTGGGTGACCGCCGAGTTCGGCTTCGACCGCGGCTTCGAGACGTTCCGGAAGGGCTGGCAGTACGTCCAGTCGGACGTCGACCTCGGCGCCGTCGTCCGCGCCGAACACCCGCTGGCGAAGGTGCGCGCGCTCCGCGAGCGCCTGTTCGACGGCAACCCCGTCGTGAACGCGACGAACGTCCTCTTCGGCGAACTCGCCGACGACCAGGGCGCGGAACGGACCACCTCGTGGGTCGAGGCGTGGCTCCGGAACCGGGACCGGACGCGCCCGTTCCTCTGCTTTCTCAACTACATCGAACCCCACATCCAGTACCACCCGCCCCGCGAGTACGCGGAGGCGTTCCTGCCCGAGGACGCCAGCTACGAGGAGGCGGTCGCGCTCCGACAGGACCCCCGCGCGTTCGACGTCGGCGAGTACGACCTCACCGACCGCGAGTTCGACCTGCTCCACGCGCTCTACCGGGGGGAACTCGCCGCGCTCGACGCCCACCTCGGGCGGTTGCGCGAGGCGCTCCGCGCCGCCGGCGAGTGGGAGGACACCCTGCTGGTCGTCCTCGGCGACCACGGCGAGAACATCGGTGACCACGGCTTCCTCGGTCACCAGTACGACCTCCACGACACCCTGCTACACGTCCCGCTGGTCGTCTGTGGTCCGGGCTTCCGCGAGCGGCGCGAGGACCTCGTCCAGCCACTCGACCTCGTCCCGACGCTGCTCGACGCCGCCGGTATCGAGGCGCCCGAACTCCGCGAGCGCGCACAGGGGTACTCGCTCCACCCGGACGCCGACGCCCCGGCCCGCGACGCCGTCTTCGCCGAGTACCTCGGTCCGCAACCATCACCCGACTCGCTGGCCGAGCGCTTCGGCTCGATACCCGACCGGGTCCGCGCGTTCGACCGGACGCTCCGGGCGATTCGCACGGACGAGGAGAAGTACATCCGCGCCTCCGACGGAACGGAGTGGTACTACCGCGTCGCCGAGGACCCCGAGGAACGCGAGAACCTGGCGCGGGAGGCACCGCGACGGACGCGGGCGCTTGACGCCCGCCTCGACCGCTGGCTCGACTCCTTCGACCACGCCGACCCCGACGACGCGACCGTCTCGATGTCGGCGGGCACCCGCGAACGGCTCTCGGACCTCGGCTACCTCTAA